A single genomic interval of Staphylococcus hyicus harbors:
- a CDS encoding YhgE/Pip domain-containing protein, with the protein MKNAIKLFKMDLKKIVKAPAVFVILAGLALLPSFYAWFNLDANWDPYGNTKNIKVAVVNEDEGDKVRGKSLNVGDTVVEQLKKDDHFDWEFVSREKADHDLRMGKYYAAIYIPKAFTHQITGTLRKKPERANIEYKVNQKLNAIAPKMTNAGTSAIVQKANDKFNETVTKALLKEANRLGIKLENEIPTINKIKEAVETANNAVPKVNEVAKKILYLDEHQNEIDQKANEFRNLGRYKGDVLDAVDKLNQVNNAVPALNERAKLILALNAYMPNIKQALNVAANDVPQAFPKINRGVDIASQGVDQGLQGLNEAERFLNDIDQRVGHVNNQRQNTPQANTQKHIQTAPQSAPMNRGHIQTTQLSTAGQTPSNGVYDANDTNAMASALSQALLSMSNQADQQVQSSQQDIKALENVLYGVMASNQPKDFVPTLDHLKSRLELTSKSNQQLIDTLTELENKEGVDLSSEIKTLEATNNNVNNTIKKINQLSTALSNGSSGKAEAIDLLKQLSKVNASLEELSQFIQQDLNQKLSDVAQTIIASLNNGHISLSTLQSKLNTIHQIIDNGQSILQNAKSRLNVIQSELPLIEQRYIDAMSIAQRYFPQLENDVAKAAAFVRNDLPALEQRLADTTATVNQNVPNLFSRYDQLVRLLNENQPQAKRDLHQLAEFIRNDLPGVEKDLAKADKLFKEIDKDDTVNKLVDLLKNDLKKQADVIANPIKINQEDIFPVKDYGSASTPFYTALAVWVGALLMVSLLTTDNKHKALDYLSKREIYLGKLGLFYIIGIIQALIVSIGDIVILHAQVESVPWFIGITVLSSLVFVTIVYTLVSLLGNPGKALAIILLVLQIAGGGGTFPIEVTPEFFQKLHPFIPFSYAIDALREAVGGYVPVILTRKIVTLIAFGVGSLIVGIILKPITDPIMRKIAARAEKSDVME; encoded by the coding sequence ATGAAAAATGCGATAAAATTATTTAAGATGGATTTGAAAAAAATAGTTAAAGCACCAGCAGTGTTCGTCATTCTTGCAGGGCTCGCACTTCTCCCTTCTTTTTATGCATGGTTTAACTTAGACGCCAACTGGGATCCTTATGGAAATACAAAAAATATTAAAGTTGCGGTCGTTAATGAGGACGAAGGAGATAAAGTGAGAGGCAAATCGTTGAATGTAGGCGATACTGTGGTGGAACAATTGAAAAAGGATGACCATTTCGATTGGGAGTTCGTCAGTCGTGAAAAAGCGGATCACGATTTACGAATGGGTAAATACTATGCGGCGATATACATACCTAAGGCGTTCACCCATCAAATTACCGGTACTCTTCGTAAAAAACCGGAACGTGCGAACATCGAATATAAAGTCAACCAAAAATTAAATGCGATTGCGCCAAAAATGACGAATGCAGGGACAAGTGCGATTGTTCAAAAAGCGAATGATAAATTTAATGAAACTGTGACGAAAGCATTGTTAAAAGAAGCCAATCGTTTAGGTATTAAGTTAGAAAACGAAATACCAACCATTAATAAAATTAAAGAAGCCGTTGAGACAGCTAATAATGCTGTGCCGAAAGTAAATGAAGTTGCTAAAAAGATTTTATATTTAGACGAACATCAAAATGAAATCGATCAAAAAGCGAATGAATTTAGAAATTTAGGGCGTTATAAAGGTGACGTTTTAGATGCGGTCGATAAATTGAATCAGGTGAACAATGCGGTGCCAGCCCTCAATGAGCGGGCCAAATTGATTCTTGCTTTGAATGCGTATATGCCGAACATTAAGCAAGCATTGAATGTTGCGGCAAATGATGTGCCACAAGCATTTCCGAAAATTAATCGTGGTGTCGATATAGCGAGTCAAGGCGTTGACCAAGGTTTACAAGGTTTAAATGAAGCAGAGCGCTTTTTAAATGATATTGATCAACGTGTGGGGCATGTCAACAATCAACGACAAAACACGCCACAAGCAAACACGCAAAAGCATATTCAAACAGCACCACAAAGTGCGCCAATGAATCGTGGGCATATTCAAACGACTCAGTTGAGTACGGCCGGTCAAACGCCTTCAAATGGGGTTTATGATGCCAATGACACGAATGCGATGGCTTCGGCGTTGTCACAAGCATTATTATCGATGTCGAATCAAGCGGATCAACAAGTACAAAGTAGCCAACAAGATATCAAAGCATTAGAAAATGTGTTGTATGGTGTCATGGCGTCAAACCAACCGAAAGATTTTGTACCAACGTTAGACCATTTAAAATCGAGATTAGAACTTACAAGCAAATCCAATCAACAATTGATCGATACGTTAACAGAGCTTGAAAATAAAGAAGGCGTAGACCTTTCTTCAGAAATTAAAACGTTAGAAGCAACAAACAACAATGTGAATAACACAATTAAGAAAATCAATCAACTAAGCACGGCATTATCAAATGGCAGTTCGGGTAAGGCTGAAGCTATAGATTTATTGAAACAATTATCAAAAGTGAATGCGAGTTTAGAAGAATTAAGTCAATTCATCCAACAAGACTTAAATCAAAAATTGTCTGACGTGGCTCAAACAATCATTGCATCTTTAAATAATGGACATATCTCGCTATCCACACTGCAATCCAAATTAAACACGATTCATCAAATCATAGATAATGGTCAGTCAATTTTACAAAATGCGAAGTCTCGATTAAATGTGATTCAAAGTGAATTGCCACTCATCGAACAACGTTATATTGACGCGATGTCCATCGCACAACGCTATTTCCCACAACTTGAAAACGATGTTGCGAAAGCTGCCGCGTTTGTAAGAAATGACTTGCCAGCATTAGAACAGCGTTTAGCAGATACAACGGCAACGGTGAATCAAAATGTACCGAATTTATTTAGTCGTTATGATCAACTCGTCCGTTTACTCAATGAAAACCAACCACAAGCGAAACGAGACTTACACCAACTGGCTGAATTTATACGCAACGATTTGCCAGGCGTTGAAAAGGATTTAGCGAAAGCGGACAAATTATTTAAAGAAATTGATAAAGACGATACAGTAAATAAATTAGTGGACTTATTGAAAAATGATTTGAAAAAACAGGCGGATGTGATTGCGAATCCGATAAAAATTAACCAAGAAGATATCTTCCCAGTGAAAGATTATGGTTCTGCAAGTACGCCATTCTATACAGCGCTTGCGGTATGGGTGGGGGCACTCTTAATGGTTAGTTTATTAACAACAGATAATAAACATAAAGCGTTAGACTACTTGTCGAAACGTGAAATTTATTTAGGGAAACTCGGCCTGTTTTATATTATTGGCATCATTCAAGCATTGATAGTCTCTATAGGAGACATAGTGATATTACATGCGCAAGTTGAAAGTGTACCATGGTTTATAGGGATTACAGTGTTATCTTCGTTAGTGTTTGTGACGATTGTATACACGCTTGTGTCACTACTTGGTAACCCAGGTAAAGCATTAGCTATTATATTATTGGTTTTACAAATTGCCGGTGGTGGAGGTACATTCCCAATTGAAGTCACACCAGAATTTTTCCAAAAACTGCATCCATTTATCCCATTCTCATATGCTATTGACGCATTAAGGGAAGCAGTAGGCGGCTATGTCCCAGTGATATTAACACGCAAAATCGTTACCTTGATTGCATTTGGTGTCGGATCCTTAATTGTAGGTATTATTTTAAAACCGATTACTGACCCAATAATGCGAAAAATTGCAGCACGCGCTGAAAAAAGTGACGTGATGGAATAA
- a CDS encoding coiled-coil domain-containing protein produces the protein MKKVRNKHWHSRNLLNRSFKVSSAVLVISTGLMGNHISPNVNAQNVTHVNQQPSLETYIRQRQAEVKQWRTLTDQQKSQLTSELSQAKSIDAIDRLLNEVKSTSTQNTRQLEEARVIREQLNNNMDRFFAELNHSGNKVEGGKLNDVNLDTTTSARHLLDELNQKDPKSSDIKTDIQQLLALPNRTAALDNYVSTKEETLQAFEAKLAQQSNLSEERKALLSKEIDAIKHQLNTQNDLVLKRLKSTDHKSQAVTSLIRQTFNDKEADAILKRVQMKGKTDAQIANQLVSEFDRLSARSSDDVLRAMFDHTSGRQELLEALLSTRYDSIEATKIASDILKGHPNSAQIVNRLKQRYGPHMTGDDILENVLDQAHDKRQALETILGSQFNDDTARALAQRIADKTDSRTALLKQLKSDADGRLNDIIKAKNDLDRIKVQIDKMIGFLKGMDGVLNDHLRGGQSHLLNPFGLFDRALSGKSILDRIPDIPNPKQGRALSLIEPSDDFLSGLFDHEGNFDLPAAGQVAKQTLLPLGIVLVIIGGFIIWITHRRKSKKNKDSRA, from the coding sequence ATGAAAAAGGTGAGAAACAAACATTGGCATAGTCGTAACTTGTTAAACCGTTCTTTTAAAGTGTCCAGTGCTGTATTGGTTATCTCAACGGGCTTGATGGGTAATCATATTTCTCCCAATGTGAATGCACAAAATGTTACACATGTGAATCAACAACCATCTCTGGAAACATATATTCGACAACGTCAAGCTGAAGTGAAGCAGTGGCGCACGTTAACCGATCAACAAAAATCGCAATTGACATCAGAGTTGAGTCAGGCGAAAAGTATTGATGCGATTGATCGTTTATTAAATGAGGTTAAGTCAACTTCGACGCAAAATACCCGTCAATTAGAAGAGGCACGTGTGATACGTGAACAATTGAACAACAATATGGACCGTTTTTTTGCAGAACTCAATCACTCAGGTAATAAAGTTGAGGGGGGTAAACTAAATGATGTGAACCTCGATACTACGACATCTGCACGTCATTTGCTAGATGAATTGAATCAAAAAGATCCTAAAAGCAGTGATATTAAAACAGATATTCAACAATTGTTAGCATTACCGAATAGGACCGCAGCACTTGATAATTATGTCTCAACGAAGGAAGAGACTTTACAAGCTTTTGAGGCAAAACTTGCGCAACAATCGAATTTATCAGAGGAGCGTAAAGCGTTATTGTCAAAAGAAATTGATGCGATAAAACATCAATTAAATACGCAAAATGATCTCGTGCTCAAGCGATTGAAGTCAACCGACCATAAATCACAAGCGGTGACGTCTTTAATCAGACAAACGTTTAATGACAAAGAAGCGGACGCGATTTTAAAACGTGTTCAAATGAAAGGGAAGACGGATGCGCAAATCGCAAACCAGTTGGTCAGTGAGTTTGATCGCTTATCGGCACGTTCTAGTGATGATGTATTACGGGCGATGTTTGACCATACGTCAGGACGTCAAGAGTTGCTTGAGGCGTTGCTTTCTACACGTTACGATTCAATCGAAGCGACTAAAATAGCGTCTGACATTTTAAAAGGACATCCGAATAGCGCGCAAATTGTAAATCGTTTAAAACAACGCTACGGACCACACATGACAGGCGATGACATTTTAGAAAATGTGTTAGATCAAGCGCATGATAAACGTCAAGCCCTTGAAACGATACTCGGGTCACAGTTTAATGACGACACAGCACGTGCGCTTGCACAACGTATTGCGGATAAGACAGATTCTCGTACAGCGCTGTTAAAACAATTAAAGTCTGATGCGGATGGACGTCTTAATGATATCATTAAAGCGAAAAATGACCTTGACCGCATAAAAGTACAAATCGATAAAATGATAGGATTTTTAAAAGGCATGGATGGCGTTTTAAATGACCATTTACGCGGAGGGCAGTCTCACCTGTTAAATCCCTTTGGTTTATTTGACCGTGCGTTGAGCGGTAAAAGTATTTTAGACCGTATTCCTGACATTCCGAATCCCAAACAAGGTCGTGCATTGTCACTCATTGAGCCCTCAGACGACTTTTTAAGTGGTTTGTTTGACCATGAAGGTAATTTTGATTTACCTGCTGCGGGTCAAGTGGCGAAACAAACGCTATTGCCATTAGGGATAGTGCTCGTCATTATAGGTGGTTTTATCATTTGGATTACTCACCGCCGTAAATCTAAAAAGAATAAAGACTCCAGAGCGTAA
- a CDS encoding oleate hydratase — MYYSKGNYEAFARPKKPENVEKKSAYLVGSGLASLAAACFLIRDGQMEGTQIHILEEMSKPGGSLDGDYLPVKGYVVRGGREMENHFECLWDLFRSIPSLEVKGASVLDEFYWLNKEDPNYSRCRVIEKRGQRLATDGDFTLTPTALKEIVKLCLTNEADLDDVSITEVFSKGFFDSNFWIYWKTMFAFEPWHSAMEMRRYLLRFIHHINGLADFSSLKFTKYNQYESLVMPMIHYLRAHQVQFDYNVEVEDIKVDVTTSQKVARELLIKRDGQRETLKLTPDDLVFVTNGSITESSTYGDNFTPAPPSHELGGSWKLWQNLAKQSPEFGNPEKFFKNIPPKSWFVSATATTNHEKVIRQIETLCKRDPLAGKTVTGGIITVHDSSWQLSFTVNRQQQFKSQPEDQVSTWIYALYSDVKGDYIKKPITECSGHEICQEWLYHMGMPEDQIEQLAKDEINTIPVYMPYITAYFMPRALGDRPRVVPHQSRNLAFIGNFAETERDTVFTTEYSVRTAMEAVYQLLNIDRGVPETIGTEFDVRELMKAMYHLNDRKGLSEITKTNKVQRTLFKGIKRKIKGTYIETLLKTYHLL, encoded by the coding sequence ATGTATTATAGTAAAGGTAATTACGAAGCATTTGCGCGACCTAAGAAGCCAGAAAATGTTGAAAAGAAATCCGCATACCTTGTCGGCTCAGGGCTTGCTTCACTCGCAGCAGCCTGTTTTTTAATTCGTGATGGACAAATGGAAGGAACACAAATCCATATTTTAGAAGAAATGTCTAAGCCAGGCGGCAGTCTAGATGGGGATTATTTGCCAGTCAAAGGATATGTCGTTCGTGGTGGACGAGAAATGGAAAATCATTTTGAATGTTTGTGGGATTTATTCAGATCGATTCCTTCTCTAGAGGTTAAAGGTGCATCAGTGTTAGATGAATTTTATTGGTTAAACAAGGAAGATCCTAATTATTCTCGATGTCGTGTCATCGAAAAGAGAGGGCAGCGTTTGGCCACGGATGGTGATTTTACGTTAACACCGACAGCATTGAAAGAAATCGTTAAATTATGTTTAACAAATGAAGCGGATTTAGATGATGTAAGCATTACAGAGGTATTTTCTAAAGGTTTTTTTGACTCGAATTTTTGGATTTATTGGAAAACGATGTTTGCGTTTGAACCGTGGCATTCAGCTATGGAAATGCGCCGTTATTTATTACGTTTTATACATCATATTAATGGATTAGCAGATTTCAGTTCACTAAAATTTACGAAATATAATCAATATGAGTCGTTGGTGATGCCGATGATTCATTATTTAAGAGCACATCAAGTGCAGTTTGACTATAATGTGGAAGTTGAAGATATTAAGGTTGATGTAACCACTTCTCAAAAAGTCGCAAGGGAATTACTTATTAAACGTGATGGTCAGCGTGAAACACTGAAGTTAACGCCGGATGATCTCGTTTTTGTGACAAATGGTAGTATTACAGAAAGTTCTACGTATGGAGATAATTTTACACCAGCACCTCCTTCACATGAATTGGGGGGGAGTTGGAAATTATGGCAGAATCTGGCTAAACAAAGCCCTGAATTTGGGAATCCAGAGAAATTTTTCAAAAATATCCCTCCAAAAAGTTGGTTCGTTTCGGCGACTGCAACGACGAATCATGAAAAGGTAATACGTCAAATCGAAACATTGTGTAAACGTGATCCGCTAGCAGGTAAAACGGTCACAGGAGGGATTATAACTGTACACGACTCTTCATGGCAATTAAGTTTTACGGTCAACCGACAACAACAATTTAAATCACAGCCTGAAGATCAAGTGAGTACTTGGATTTACGCATTATATTCAGACGTGAAAGGCGATTATATTAAAAAGCCCATCACAGAATGTAGTGGTCATGAAATATGCCAAGAATGGTTGTATCATATGGGAATGCCTGAAGATCAAATTGAGCAACTCGCAAAAGATGAAATTAACACAATCCCTGTTTACATGCCATATATTACAGCTTACTTTATGCCACGCGCATTAGGTGATCGTCCACGTGTAGTACCACATCAATCTCGTAACCTTGCATTTATTGGTAATTTTGCTGAAACAGAACGCGACACAGTATTTACGACGGAGTATTCAGTGAGAACCGCTATGGAAGCTGTGTATCAACTGTTAAACATTGACAGAGGTGTACCTGAAACGATTGGCACAGAATTCGACGTTCGAGAATTGATGAAGGCCATGTATCACCTAAATGATCGTAAAGGACTCTCAGAAATAACGAAAACGAACAAAGTTCAGCGGACGCTTTTCAAAGGGATAAAACGCAAAATCAAAGGCACTTATATCGAAACATTACTTAAAACGTATCATTTATTATAA
- a CDS encoding TetR/AcrR family transcriptional regulator: protein MNKQDLRVLKTQKAFMHAFTELLKTKAFDRITVQDLCDRALVQRSTFYRHYKDKYHLLACATEHALTRITQEHVSAIRSDNATLRLEQYIDNLLTYVYDNQVILRHVISHYMHDEVTSIIYKQVYLAVRQQTHAELLSGKRLDIDTDVFNHFIAGGLISIMLNWSNQNDTTRTIENLKTDIVTLIDRVRTTHLKSI, encoded by the coding sequence ATGAATAAACAAGACTTACGTGTACTCAAAACCCAAAAAGCATTCATGCATGCATTTACTGAACTTTTAAAAACTAAAGCATTCGACCGTATTACTGTTCAAGATTTATGTGATCGCGCACTCGTACAGCGTTCAACTTTTTATAGACATTATAAAGACAAATATCATCTCCTCGCTTGTGCAACAGAGCACGCCCTCACGCGCATTACTCAAGAACACGTGTCCGCGATACGTAGCGACAATGCGACGTTACGTCTAGAACAATATATCGATAATTTATTAACATATGTTTACGACAATCAAGTCATATTACGCCATGTCATCTCTCATTATATGCATGATGAAGTCACATCTATTATTTATAAACAAGTGTATTTAGCCGTCCGGCAACAAACCCATGCAGAGCTCCTCTCTGGAAAACGGTTAGACATTGACACCGACGTATTCAATCATTTTATTGCTGGTGGTCTTATTAGTATTATGCTCAACTGGAGTAACCAAAACGATACAACGCGTACAATTGAGAACCTGAAAACAGACATCGTGACACTGATTGATCGCGTACGTACTACACACCTTAAATCAATTTAA
- a CDS encoding tandem-type lipoprotein, producing the protein MIHIKKISLCITLVVITIMMGGCGLMSKKNEIKESFEEKLSMYPIKNLEDFYDKEGFRDEGFDKNDKGTWYLYSLMAIQTSGDEDLTFKGILLRINRNTRTSEGEYIIRTTGNNKSEKKYPVKMVNNHITPKEPIKDKKVLKEIEDFRFFVQYANFKDLNSYGQGDFDYNPNVPSYSAEYQLSNDDYNVKQLRKRYDIPSKHAPKLLLKGIGEFKGSSIGYQQLKIQFEARKNRKIYFNDLVNLQPSRD; encoded by the coding sequence ATGATACATATAAAAAAAATAAGTCTATGTATTACTTTAGTAGTAATTACAATAATGATGGGAGGATGTGGTTTAATGAGTAAAAAGAACGAAATTAAAGAGAGCTTTGAAGAAAAGCTTAGTATGTATCCTATTAAAAACTTAGAAGACTTCTACGACAAAGAGGGCTTTAGGGATGAGGGGTTTGATAAGAATGATAAAGGGACATGGTATTTATATTCCCTAATGGCAATACAAACTAGTGGAGATGAAGATTTAACATTCAAAGGAATACTACTACGTATTAATAGAAACACAAGAACGTCGGAGGGAGAATATATCATTAGAACTACAGGAAATAATAAAAGTGAGAAGAAATATCCTGTTAAAATGGTGAACAATCATATTACCCCAAAAGAACCGATAAAAGATAAGAAGGTACTAAAAGAGATAGAAGATTTTAGATTTTTTGTACAATATGCAAATTTTAAAGATTTAAATTCCTACGGCCAAGGTGATTTTGATTATAACCCAAATGTGCCGAGTTATTCAGCAGAATATCAATTATCAAATGATGATTATAATGTTAAACAATTGAGGAAGCGTTATGACATACCTTCTAAACACGCACCAAAACTGTTACTCAAAGGTATAGGTGAATTCAAGGGATCTTCTATAGGGTATCAGCAACTTAAAATACAATTTGAAGCTAGAAAAAATAGAAAAATTTATTTTAATGATTTAGTAAACTTACAACCAAGCAGGGATTAA
- a CDS encoding amidase domain-containing protein: MKSHKLLICMLSTTLVFPSYSVSTIHAATDKTSSETSTLEGTSSETSIDKNGNDETPKDEKEKAEKQQTSSQTKKEKTKKTTPSSSLPSWINTLNHPLGIFNPTIEHSTHFWDNWLTLDPPSNTISKDANTSENDANLSQTTPSTTHSDVDPTTNETTTTEAPSSEHNASTSEATTEPSRDNSHLSEGDQAVANELDNITDKIQSNQPSDKDTSSETPDSKHDDTTSNEAPTSEDKHIEGQDAENNETSSTANNHIDDALIDAYGKDKKTTPDTKTTQVDAKKGNSPKHSNETNTQLPSEKEIKHSETPKQSFEDGVKASNFRSRATFETLPDTSDASSASNAYIVTENKDTRAFIKSIAKDAHNIGQKENIYASVMIAQAILESDSGNSALARAPHYNLFGIKGAYHGHSATFNTLEDNGDALYQISASFRSYPDEKASLQDYADLIKNGIDGNPYIYKPAWKSDAATYKDATAHLATTYATDSHYADKLNSIIKHYNLTQFDHTSMPNLSNFTPIREASSSDFKPFTETASHAAYPQGQCTWYVYNRMAQFGLHIGSHLGDARDWDQHAANDGYSVRSIPSEHSAVVFEPGQLGADAYYGHVAFVEKVNSDGSIVISESNVKGLGVISYRTIDASDAESLTYIKGK, translated from the coding sequence ATGAAGTCACATAAATTACTTATCTGTATGCTTTCAACTACGCTAGTATTTCCTTCATACTCTGTCAGTACGATTCATGCAGCAACTGATAAAACGTCATCTGAAACATCGACATTAGAAGGCACCTCTTCAGAGACGTCTATCGATAAAAATGGAAATGATGAAACGCCTAAAGATGAGAAAGAAAAGGCGGAGAAACAACAAACATCGTCTCAAACTAAAAAAGAAAAAACTAAAAAGACGACACCTTCGTCATCATTACCATCATGGATAAATACGTTGAATCATCCTTTAGGCATATTCAACCCTACAATAGAACATTCGACGCACTTTTGGGACAATTGGCTCACTTTAGACCCACCTTCAAATACGATTTCTAAAGACGCTAACACATCAGAAAACGACGCTAACCTGTCACAAACAACACCATCAACTACGCATTCAGACGTTGATCCTACTACGAATGAAACGACAACAACAGAGGCGCCTTCATCAGAACATAATGCATCTACGTCAGAAGCAACAACTGAACCATCAAGAGATAACAGTCATCTCTCTGAAGGAGACCAAGCAGTAGCGAATGAACTCGACAACATTACGGATAAGATTCAGTCTAACCAACCGAGTGATAAGGACACATCTTCAGAAACGCCTGATAGCAAGCACGATGACACGACTTCTAATGAAGCACCAACTTCAGAAGACAAACATATTGAAGGTCAAGATGCTGAAAACAATGAGACATCATCAACGGCCAATAACCACATTGACGATGCGCTCATCGATGCCTATGGCAAAGATAAGAAAACGACACCTGATACAAAGACAACCCAAGTGGACGCTAAAAAAGGCAACTCACCTAAACATTCAAACGAAACGAATACACAGTTACCGTCTGAAAAAGAAATCAAACATAGTGAAACACCAAAACAATCCTTTGAAGACGGTGTGAAAGCATCCAACTTCAGATCAAGAGCAACATTCGAGACATTACCTGATACTTCAGACGCTTCATCTGCGTCTAACGCTTACATCGTTACAGAAAATAAAGATACACGTGCATTTATTAAATCCATCGCAAAAGATGCGCATAATATCGGACAGAAAGAAAATATTTACGCATCTGTGATGATTGCTCAAGCCATATTAGAATCAGATTCAGGTAACAGCGCATTGGCACGTGCGCCTCACTACAACTTGTTTGGGATTAAAGGTGCATATCACGGGCACTCGGCTACATTTAATACGTTAGAAGATAACGGAGATGCATTATATCAAATTTCAGCATCTTTCCGGAGCTATCCAGATGAAAAAGCTTCCCTTCAGGACTACGCAGATTTAATTAAAAACGGCATTGATGGAAATCCATACATCTACAAACCAGCTTGGAAAAGTGACGCTGCAACTTATAAAGATGCCACAGCACATCTTGCGACAACTTACGCGACAGATTCGCATTATGCAGATAAGTTAAATAGTATTATTAAACATTACAACTTAACACAATTTGATCATACTTCCATGCCTAATTTGTCCAACTTTACACCAATTCGTGAGGCTTCATCTTCAGATTTCAAACCATTTACTGAAACTGCTAGTCACGCAGCGTACCCTCAAGGACAATGTACATGGTATGTTTACAACCGTATGGCGCAATTTGGTCTTCATATCGGTAGTCATTTAGGTGATGCCCGCGATTGGGATCAACACGCGGCCAATGATGGTTACAGTGTCCGTTCCATTCCATCTGAACACAGCGCTGTCGTCTTCGAACCTGGTCAACTTGGCGCTGATGCATACTATGGACACGTGGCTTTCGTTGAAAAAGTCAATTCAGACGGTTCTATCGTCATTTCAGAATCCAATGTTAAAGGATTGGGTGTGATTTCTTACCGCACCATTGATGCATCCGATGCAGAATCTTTAACATACATTAAAGGTAAATAA